One genomic segment of Danio aesculapii chromosome 15, fDanAes4.1, whole genome shotgun sequence includes these proteins:
- the tp53i13 gene encoding uncharacterized protein tp53i13, whose amino-acid sequence MGRQVVFLSGLICLCVTRCCPSRLCDNGKTNLVTDLPGPEELLCQELWPQSQLNVPDIDTIHTVGASDYICMDTPIKYNESLPTHGDYRPVEAESGEYIYCPPQRWLNNLKNGGLVFLYHPCVSAEARRSLAVLAHSCLSHYILTPNPWLSQHRPLAVVSWGRSLEMTRITLRVCDWLLSISPNITPVSTSHGAKYNLYLTKPAVHKAVNTSQEMSRVERLKSLKSCCMGILSLKGERRTRKTRMVLKQASEDAERKENVKLISTDNAKLNHTDTLSQNNTIQTVTQPHGSAKDSEQREESANNHTKTTEQQLNKVTERQKYPTDRKTHKKTEGKKHRIKTDTKAQTSESECGEFGQCGVPDSNHIEGSIRGERIPIPRTDEAVWAAGAVGFILVLLTLSVLHTRLYRHCQPSTSLYWHDNQQDYDNVGDIIRRRLRKFGRRRKRSSLSRRPECPLLSNSSNDENSD is encoded by the exons ATGGGTCGACAAGTGGTTTTCCTGTCAGGATTGATTTGTCTTTGTGTGACACGATGCTGCCCATCCAGACTCTGCGACAATGGCAAG acaaATTTGGTCACGGACCTACCAGGACCTGAAGAGCTTCTCTGTCAAGAGCTCTGGCCACAGTCTCAGCTG AATGTTCCTGATATTGACACAATTCACACTGTTGGG GCATCTGATTACATTTGTATGGACACACCTATTAAATACAATGAGAGCTTACCCACCCA tggGGATTATCGGCCTGTAGAGGCAGAGAGTGGAGAGTACATCTACTGCCCTCCTCAACGCTGGCTAAACAACCTCAAA AATGGAGGCCTGGTGTTTCTGTATCACCCGTGTGTCTCAGCGGAAGCTCGCAGGAGTCTGGCAGTGTTGGCGCACTCATGTCTGTCTCATTACATCCTCACACCTAACCCGTGGCTCAGCCAACACAGA CCTTTAGCTGTGGTCTCCTGGGGTCGCTCACTAGAGATGACTCGTATCACACTTAGAGTTTGCGATTGGCTGCTTTCTATTTCTCCTAATATTACTCCAGTCAGTACAAGCCACGGAGCAAAGTACAATCTGTATTTGACAAAACCAGCTGTGCACAAAGCAGTGAACACCAGCCAAGAGATGTCCAGAGTGGAGAGATTAAAG TCTCTGAAAAGCTGCTGCATGGGGATTCTCAGTCTCAAAGGAGAACGGAGAACCAGAAAGACCAGGATGGTCCTCAAGCAAGCCTCAGAGGATGCGGAACGGAAAGAAAACGTCAAACTTATCAGCACAGACAATGCAAAACTGAACCATacagacacactctcacaaaataatacaatacaaactgTTACACAACCTCACGGTTCAGCCAAGGACTCTGAGCAACGTGAAGAAAGTGCTAACAATCACACAAAAACAACTGAACAACAGTTAAACAAAGTCACTGAAAGACAAAAATACCCAACAGACAGAAAAACGCACAAGAAAACAGAAGGTAAGAAGCATCGCATTAAGACTGACACGAAGGCACAGACGTCTGAATCTGAATGCGGTGAGTTTGGACAGTGTGGCGTCCCGGACTCTAATCATATAGAGGGGTCGATAAGGGGAGAAAGAATTCCCATTCCTCGTACGGATGAGGCTGTGTGGGCAGCAGGAGCGGTGGGTTTCATCTTAGTGCTTCTCACTCTGTCTGTGCTCCACACGCGCCTCTATCGCCACTGTCAGCCCTCCACCAGCCTCTACTGGCACGACAACCAGCAAGACTATGACAATGTGGGTG ACATCATCCGGCGCAGGCTGAGGAAGTTTGGACGGAGGAGGAAAAGGAGCAGTTTGAGCAGGAGGCCAGAATGTCCATTGCTGTCCAACTCCAGCAATGATGAGAACTCTGACTGA
- the mmp20b gene encoding matrilysin translates to MQVLLCLVCAFDLFGQHYSLPLPLGDDGMVHPTKPAQNDLSLATKYLQQFYSFQADSTGRKRRSRPSFSSKLKDMQSFFGLNRTGNLNADTLAVMRTPRCGVSDVEDYSNRRGNRWKKNIITYGVGRYTNDLPVNTVDDLISSALDVWAKASPLTFLRSYTHQADIMVEFVGKEHGDFFPFDGPDGTLAHAFGPGEGIGGDVHFDEAEVWTAGYNGFNLYVVAAHEFGHALGLKHSQLPESVMYPTYKRRKTHNLLSSEDIININTLYGPRDKRPYPSSRFSWSNPSNPWYSGSYFPVSFKDTCNPHLTFDAVTTVGEAIFFFRDNYMWIKHNDQNDIKEGPISNFMPKIDCQIDAAYWVPQRSTAYLFNGTTFWTVKGSQVKGRAKNISSLGFPSWVQQIDAAVHIHKTVHTLFFTQHQYWRYNEHNKNMSDSIPHNISDDFPEISGPISAAIYKDGYLHFFIGSDVYKYDIKQKEIIGADKTTSWLGC, encoded by the exons ATGCAGGTTTTGCTCTGTCTGGTTTGTGCTTTTGACCTTTTTGGTCAGCATTATTCGCTACCTTTACCGCTTGGAGATGATGGAATGGTGCATCCGACAAAACCTGCTCAGAATGACCTGTCCTTGGCAACT AAATACTTGCAGCAATTCTACAGTTTCCAAGCAGATTCTACAGGCCGCAAAAGAAGGAGTCGTCCCTCTTTCTCCTCCAAATTGAAGGATATGCAGAGTTTTTTTGGTCTGAACAGGACAGGAAACCTGAACGCAGACACTCTTGCTGTCATGAGGACTCCTCGATGTGGTGTCTCGGATGTGGAGGATTATAGTAACCGACGTGGAAACAGGTGGAAGAAAAACATCATCACTTATGG CGTTGGGAGGTACACCAATGACTTACCAGTGAATACAGTGGATGACCTAATCTCTTCGGCTCTGGATGTCTGGGCCAAAGCGAGTCCTCTCACTTTCCTGAGGTCGTATACCCATCAGGCGGACATCATGGTGGAGTTTGTTGGAAAAG AACATGGTGACTTTTTCCCGTTTGATGGTCCTGACGGCACACTGGCCCATGCTTTCGGCCCAGGGGAAGGTATAGGTGGAGATGTTCATTTTGATGAAGCTGAAGTATGGACGGCTGGGTACAATG GATTTAACCTGTATGTTGTAGCAGCCCATGAGTTTGGTCATGCACTTGGTTTGAAACACTCGCAATTGCCAGAATCGGTTATGTATCCAACATACAAACGTAGAAAAACACACAATCTGCTCTCCAGTGAAGACATCATAAACATCAACACGCTCTACG GGCCAAGAGACAAAAGGCCCTATCCTTCTTCAAGATTTAGCTGGAGCAATCCCAGTAACCCCTGGTACAGTGGTTCATATTTCCCTGTGTCATTCAAAGACACATGTAATCCCCATCTGACGTTTGATGCAGTGACTACTGTAGGAGAAGCCATTTTCTTCTTCAGGGACAA CTACATGTGGATCAAACACAATGATCAAAATGATATAAAGGAAGGCCCCATCAGCAACTTCATGCCAAAAATTGATTGTCAGATCGACGCAGCTTATTGGGTCCCACAGCGGTCAACAGCATATCTGTTTAACG GGACCACTTTCTGGACCGTGAAAGGCTCACAAGTAAAAGGCAGAGCAAAAAACATCAGCAGTCTGGGCTTTCCATCGTGGGTTCAGCAGATTGATGCTGCCGTCCACATTCACAAAACTGTACACACCCTGTTCTTCACGCAACACCAGTACTGGAG GTATAATGAACACAACAAGAATATGAGTGACTCAATCCCACATAACATTTCTGATGATTTCCCAGAAATAAGTGGACCCATAAGTGCAGCAATTTATAAAGACG GCTATCTTCATTTCTTTATTGGCTCAGATGTGTATAAATACGACATCAAACAAAAGGAAATCATCGGAGCTGATAAAACAACTTCCTGGCTTGGATGTTAA